Below is a genomic region from Flammeovirgaceae bacterium SG7u.111.
GAAAACAAGATTGCCATCTTTCCAACCAAAAATGCTGCTGTGATCAAACTCCTCGATCTTCGAATTGCTTTTTTCTTTGTCGAAAACCAACATTTGGGTAGGGGAGAGGACTACTTCTTCTCCTATCGTTTTTGTGTCTTTTACCCCAACCCTTCCAGACTCAACAGCTATTTTGACCTTGCTTTCCGAGGGGTATGACATGATGTTGAAGCTGGTGCCCAATACGGTGGTTTTTAGATCGCCAGTATGGATGATAAAAGGTTTCGTAGTATCTCTTTCTACATCAAAATAGGCTTCGCCTGTTAAATAAACCTCTCTGGTTGAGTGTGCATTGAAGTTTTCAGGAAACTTCAATTTTGAGTTGGAGTTAAGTTTGATAACTGTTCCATCCTGGAGTTTCAAACTGAGCTTTTGTCCTTTTGAAGTAAACTTTTCTAAATATGCTATCGAGCCGGTGATTTCCTGATTAGTATCAGATGTCAGTCCGAATTTTTGCCATGTTATCCAACCTGCTATCATTATGATTGAAATAGAGGCGGCAATGGCATACCATAGTTTAATGCTATTTTTTTGCGAAGTAGCTTGGCTATGCTCTAATATGTACGAATCAATATTGGTTTTGACTTTTTCGATTAGTTCTATTCTGGTGCCTAGCGTTTTTTCATCTAGTTCAGAAACCAAAAGTTTAGCTTTAGTTATTGTGGGGACAGATTCCGGATATTGTGCTATCCAATCATTCCAGTACCTGTCAGATTCAGGTGTAGGTCGTTTTACCCAATCAATAAATTGTTGGTCTAATATGAGGTCATTTAATGTGTGCAGCCGTTTTTTCATATTTAGTTTGAAGGTTCTGCCTTTTCAGAAAAAGATCTTTCTTTGGAAGAGGCGATACTCGCATTCTTATTTAATGTAAAAAATACATTTATTTTCAGAAAAAAAACACCTTTATTAAAAGATACCAAGACCTTTCAATTTTGCCCCTACTTGTTCAGAAAAAAACTAAATAAAATAATGGAAGTAGTAAATAGGTCAAAATAACCAGAGGAAATTAGTCCTTTTTCAAGGTTTTCAATGGCTTTTGCCAAGAGCTTATAAGCAGATTTTGTGGTAATGGACATGGTATCTGCAACTTCTTGGAAAGATAGGTTCTGGTAATATTTTAAGTAAATCGATTCTTTCTGCCGAGCTGAAAGGTTTTCTATAGCCTCTTTAACCAGTAAACTTCTTTTGTCGCTTAACTCACCATCAATTAATTGGTCTTCTGAGGAGGAGGCAAAGTCAGATAAGCTATTAGTAGTTATATCACTGGTTACTACCCATTTGTTGCTTTGTGGAAGTTTTTTTTGAAGTTTTCTTCGAAAAGCCGTAATCAGGTAAAATTTGATGGAAGAGTGTAGTTTCAGACGTTCTTTTTTTTGCCAAATTTCAATAAATGTTTCTTGTAGGCAATCCTCTATAAGCAGGATGTCTTTTGTAATACTTTCGCCATATTTTATTAAGGAGTTTGCATACTCATAGAATATGAAATCAAATGCTGCTTTTTCACCAGTTTTAATTTCATCCCAAATTTCTAGATCACTTTTATTTTTGTAGACAGAGATGGGCATTTGATAAGTATAAGAAACCTTTGGGTAATAACTTGTCAGGGCAATTGGCCTGATAAGCTTACGGCAAACTTATAATAAAAAAATCATCCTAAAAGAGGAGCATGAAAGAGTTTGTTTGCTCAGATAGTACTAAACTAATTTTTTTAAAATTGAAATTTTGGCATTCTAGAGGAGAAAACTCCCGAAAAAAAGTCGAAAGATTAGATTTTCTTGATCATTCCCACCTCAACTACCACCAAGTACCCTTCGATACCTTCACAGATGACCTGCTGAAAGGGGAAACCGTTATCAAATAGATGGTTCGGGAATCAGATACCTTAGGCGTACTTACTTCAGGAGTGGGGCTACCAAAGTCCAAGTTGATTCTCTGAAAAAGTTTTGTCTGGGGAAGGGCAGAATATCACCCCAGCAAGGTTCAATTCGGAAGCCTTGAGAAACCGAGAGGTTTCGGCAGAGGTGAGAAGCGAGTTGGAAAAAGTGGCGAGGATTCTTCGTGTACGAGGTTATGCACGAATTGATGCCTTTGTAAGGATTTATCCAGATAAAGTGGAAACTGTCATTATCGAAATAAACTCTTTGCCGGGCATGACCCCTGCAACCTGTATCTTCCACCAAGCCGCACTCAAAAACTACAAACCGTTCGACTTTATAGATAATATTTTGGAGTACGGAAAAAACTGGTGAAGCTAATAAAGTGAGCGGCGAGTAAATATAAGATGAGCTGTTTCATACTTTAGATTAATGGTTGGTAAGTGGCTCTATTTACCGAGCCGAGTTATTCTTTTTTTCAAAAATACACTTTAAATGTAATAGTTATATTTAATGCTCTATTAAAGCTCTCATTTCAAAGAGAAGGCTTTCTTGAAAGCAGGTTAGTACGTGGTATTTACTTGTAGAAAGTTATTTTTATTTAAAATGGGAGGGTAAAGAATGGGTTGGCTTATGAATTGTGATTGTACTCGGAATTGCTTGTCCAACTTTTAAATAATTACCAAACATGCTCTTAAACTATGAGTTGATTGCCATCTAAATCTGATTATCATTATGTTTGCGGTTCAATGGTACTTATAGGAAGTACAAGAGCTTGGGCTATTTCAAAATAATACATATGCTAAACAAAATAAAGAAAAATTCGCCTTGGTGGATGTCTCTCAATATTCTCATTATGCTGATCGTAGGATCGGCAGCAGTGTTGGTGTTTTTTATGGTCTTCTTGCCCTCTTATACTAACCATGGGCTTACGGTGACCGTTCCTGACTTGCGAGGGCTTTCGGTAGAAGAAGCGGCAAGCGCCTTAGAGGCAAAAGAGCTAAGGTACGAAGTTACCGATTCTGTGTTCAGCCCTGAGTACAAGCCAAACCAGATTGTGGCGCATTATCCTGAAGATAACGTGCAAGTAAAACCAAGTAGGAAAATATTCATCACGCTCAATATGTCTAATGTGCCAACAGTACAGCTTCCAGATGTGATAGATGCGTCTATCAAAGAAGCGCGGTTGACCATTGAGAATCTAGGGTTTGAAATTGGGGATATCGAATATGTACCCGACTTGGCTACCAATGCGGTGCTAAGCATCAGAATAGATGAGAAAGAATACAAGAAAGAGGATTTGGAAGAGGGGTTAGAATTGCCAAAAGGTACGAAAATAGGTCTTTCGGTGGGCAACGGACTGGGTAACGATGAGCTAGTGGTACCCAACCTCATGGGTATGCCACTGGAAGAAGCCGAACAGTATTTGCTAGGCATGGAGCTGGGCGTAGGCCATATAGAATATGTAGATACCGCCACGGTCGACTTGGGAACCATCATCAAACAATTCCCCGAATCGAACCGGGGAGCTGTCGTGAAAGTAGGTTCTATCATCGACCTGTGGGTAGCGGGTTTTTACCCTGAACTGATGGATTCGACCTTTTTGGATGAACCTGCTCAATAAATATTGGCAATTATCCTATTCATTAAATTAATCACTTTATTATACCTTTGCGGACATGGCGAAGAACGAGAAAAAACTAGAAAACCCCTTATTACAAAAAGTAGTGGCACACTCTAAAGAATATGGATTTGTGTTCCCTTCAAGTGAAATTTACGATGGTCTCCAAGCGGTGTACGACTACGGACCGTACGGTGTGACCCTTAAAAATAACTTAAAGCAGTTTTGGTGGAAGGCAATGACCCAGATGCACGAAAACATCGTGGGTATAGATGCTGCCATCTTCATGCACCCAACTACTTGGAAAGCCTCTGGGCACGTGGATAGTTTTAACGACCCTATGCTCGACAACAAGGATTCTAAGAAGCGTTACCGTGCCGATGTGCTTGTAGAAGACAAAGCTGCGGAATACGAAAAAGCAGGCGAGCCTGAAAAAGGACAAGCCATCATCGACCAGATGAACAAATGCTTGGAAGCAGAAGATTTGGAAGGAGTAAGGCAGGTTATAATTGATGAAAACATCACCTGCCCAATTTCTGGAACAGCCAACTGGACAGAAGTACGTCAGTTCAACTTGATGTTCTCTACCCAAACGGGTGCTATTGCCGACGAGTCGAGCACGGTGTACCTCCGCCCCGAAACGGCGCAAGGTATTTTCGTGAACTTCTTGAACGTACAAAAGTCTGCCCGTCAGAAAGTGCCTTTTGGTATTGCTCAGATAGGTAAAGCTTTCAGGAATGAGATCATTGCCCGTCAGTTTATTTTCCGTATGCGTGAGTTTGAGCAAATGGAAATGCAATATTTTGTGCGCCCTGGTTCAGAAATGGAGTGGTACGAAACATGGAAAGAAGCAAGGATGAAGTGGCACAAAGTGATAGGAACTTCTGAAGCTAAGCTTCGTTTCCACGACCACGATAAATTGGCGCACTACGCCAATGCTGCTTGCGATATCGAATACGAATTCCCATTTGGGTTCAAAGAAGTGGAAGGTATCCACTCACGTACCGATTTCGATTTGAGCAGCCACCAAGAGTTCTCAAAAAAGAAACAGCAATACTTCGACCCAGAGATAAACAAAGGCTACGTGCCGTATGTGATCGAAACATCGATTGGTGCGGATAGGCTGTTCCTATTGGCCATGTGCCATGCCTACACCGAAGAAGAAGTAGGAGAGGGCGACAAAAAGAAAATGAGGACGTACCTCAAGTTCAACCCTGCGTTGGCGCCTGTGAAAGCAGCTATTTTGCCACTGACCAAAAAAGACGGGCTTCCTGAGAAATCGAAAGAAATTCTCAACGACTTGAAGTTCGACTTTGAGGTGAGATACGAAGAGCAAGCTGCCATAGGTAAGCGTTATACCCGCCAAGATTTGATAGGTGTGCCGTATTGCATCACGGTCGATCACCAAACTTTGGAAGACGAGACAGTGACCATTCGCGAGCGTGATACCACGGATCAGTTCCGTTTGCCAATTGCCGAGTTGAAAGCTTGGTTGGGCGAAAGAGTTTCTATGACCAATCTATTGAAGCAACTTCAGTAAGGATACTTTTATACATCCAAAAGCCCTTTCTATTTCAATAGAAAGGGCTTTTTTTTACCCAAAAAGCTGACCGAGTACCGGCGGTTGGTAAAGCAACCAACCCGTAAGGCTATACCTTCCTTTGTTCGTGATAAGTACTTCGTGGGGGACATCGCCACTTTTAAAAATCACACAGCGGTTTGCCAGAGGCTCTACTATTGAATCCCCTTTCGGGTCGTATATTTTCAACTCCCCGCCATCGCCCTTTTGCCAATCCTTGTTGAAGTAAATTATCACCGAGACCATCCTATTAGATCGGTGGTTAAACTGGTCGAGGTGTTTTTTATAAAATGAACCCTTGGGGTAATGTGCTAAGTGGAACTCATAGCCCGATAAGCTCAAAAAGCAATACCTATTTAGCTTTGCAACTATTTCCTCTGCCAAAGTGAAGAAAGGTTGGATGACAGTATCTCGCTTTTTCTCAATCCAAAAAGTGAAATCGCCCCTGATCTCAGATTTAATCTGAAATTCTGTTTCAGCACCAATACCCGCCTTTTCAAAACGGTCTTGGTCTATTTTTTCTACCATAAACCTCTCAAGCTGTTTGAACAGCTCTGAGGGTAGAAAATTATCAATAACCAAATGGTTATCTTCAGCAAGTTTATCAACCCAGTCGATCCACTGCTCTTCGCTATAAAACTCCATGTTTGAGAACAAACTACCCTGATAACAAGGTAGTAAAAATTTGGCGAATATAGTTCATGAACTACATACTTTGCTATAAAAGGCTGATTAATAAAAACTTATTGTTGAATAGGATTTCACTTGCTTGCCTAGCCTTTTGTTTTACCATCTAACAGAAGTTCAATTGCTTATTAAAGCAATGTTTACACGATAGTGGAAGAAAATATTTAGAAGCCCATCTCCAATCTCCTTCTTTTTCTTTATATTTAGTAAGCTCGTAAATATGGAAATAATGTGGTATTATGTTGCAGCGTCTCGCCTTTATATTTTTCTTGGTAATAGTTGAGATTAATATCGTTGCTCTACACACGGGCTTCTGCCAAAAACCTACCCTAGCTTTCAAGCATTTCACCGTTGAAGATGGTCTTTCCCATAGTTTTGTGAGAGAAATACATCAAGATTCAAGGGGCTTTCTCTGGCTAGCAACTGAGGGGGGGATCAATAAATTTGATGGAAATGAATTTTCTTACTATAAATATGACCCAACCAATCCGCATGGAGTTTCCCACAATAATGTAACAGGAATTACAGAAGGACCAAATGGAGATATTTGGTTTACAACTTGGGGGGGAGGGGTCAGTATTTTAGATGTACAACAGGATCGTTTTTTTAAATTCAAACTCACCGATAGTGATGTAGATGAGGTTGGGGCAAACATAGTTTTTTCTTCATGTTTTGATTCTGAAGGACGGATGTGGGCATGTACTTTTAATGGGTTGTTCTTAATTGACCCTATAAATCACAAAGTACTGAAACATTATGTTCACCATGCAGGAGAGGCAAATTCACTTAGCAGCAATCGGGTTAGGCTAGCAATAGAAGACTCAAAAGGAAACCTATGGGTAGCTTCATTAGACGGCGGACTCGACTATTTCAACGTTGCAGATGAAACATTTCATCATCAGCCGTTAGACCATGACGGTGAGCCAGTAAGTGTCGTTTCTTTGTGCTTTGATGATCAGCAGCGCTTATGGGTTGGTACATGGGGGCAAGGAGCTTTTATGATAGATTCTGCAAGAAATATCAAAACGTACAATCATAACCCAAGAGAAGACAATTCACTGCTAGATGATCAGGTATGGACGATTGCTTTGGATGGAGAGAGGAGAGTCTGGTTAGGAACAGATGTGGGGCTTTCCATCTATAATGAAGCTGAGGATAACTTTTATAATTACAAAAGCAACCCTTACGATCCTAAAAGTATGAAGGGCACTTCTATTAAAAATATTTATGCTGATAAGGAAGGGAGAATGTGGGTAGGAACGTTGGATGGCGGATTGAGTTTGTTTGATACAAGTTTTATTGATTTTGAACATTATTATAATCTACCTAATGAAAGCTCCCTGAATAACAATAATGTAACAGCGGTTTTGGAATTGGAAAATGGGGGTTTGTTGGTTGGGACAGATGGAGGAGGACTTAATCTTTTCGATAGGGAAAGCAAAACATTTAGGAGCTTCACGTATGATGTGGATAAGCCAACAGGTATCGGTAGCAATAAAATAAAGGCACTTTGTGAAGATAGCAAAGGCAGGATTTGGATTGGGCATTGGGCTGGAGGGTTAGATTTGTTTGATCCAAATACATTTGAATTCACCCATTTTCGCTATGAAGAAGGAAATAAGCTCACACCCAACAATGATAATATTGTAGTGTTGGAAGAGGATGGGAAGGGAAATATTTGGTTAGGAACCTTTGGGGGAGGGGTGAATAAGTTTAATCCTGAAACGGGTATTTTTGAATATTTTATCCCTTCCCGTAAACCCGGATCTATCAGTTATGAGAATATCCGTGTGTTGGACTATTACAAGGGTAAAATCTATTTGGGGGCGGAGAATGGCTATTTGGATGTGGTTAATGCTGACGATGGGCAACTTGTTGCAGGATATTCGCTTAAAACAAAAACGGGTGACCATATAGCCCCTGTATGTATGAGAAGAGATGCGCAAGGATATTTATGGGTTGGGACATTGGGAGAAGGGCTTTGGAAGCTAGATGAACAAAACGGAGGGTTTGAAACATTTATAATGGGCGAAGGCTCGCTTAGCAATTATATTTATTCGCTAGAAATAGCTGGAGATGGTACTTTTTGGATGGGTACGAATTTAGGTATTTGTAGTTTTTCTCCAAGTACAGGAGAAACAAACAATTATGGGGTAGATAGAGGTGTACAGGGAACTCAATTTAGCAGGCTAGCTTCGGCAACATTATCTGGTGGGGAGATGTTTTTTGGGGGCGATAACGGGTTCAATATTTTTAGACCAGAGGAGATCGATCCCATAAAAGATACTTCACCTTTGGTATTTACAAGGTTTGAAGTTTTTAATAAGCTTGTGGATGTTAGCAAAGACTCACCTTTAAAGCAAAACCTTCAAGAAGTAGAAAAAATCACGCTTACCCATGAAAAATCGTTGTTTAGCCTAACTTATGCTTCATTGAATTATTCGGCGCCAAAAAGCGTAAAATATTGTTATAGGATGCTAGGCTTTGTAGATGAAAGTTGGCAGTATGTAGGGCAAGAGCGCAAAGCAACTTATTCCAATCTTCCTCCCAAAACCTACACTTTTGAAGTGGGGGTCTATGAAGATGAAAATAATGTGCTGGCAAGTAAAAAAATGATAATAGAAATTCTGCCGCCTTGGTGGGGAACCATCTGGTTTAGGCTTTTGGTGGTATTGTTAGTAACAGGAGGGGCAATCGGCTATTATTTTGTAAGGGTGAACCTTCTTAGGAAACGAAATAAAGAACTAGAGCACATAGTGAAGAACAGAACCTATGAACTAAGTGAAAAAAATAGTGAAATTGCAGCCCAGAATGAAGAGCTACACACCCAACAAGAAGAACTTTCTCTTCAAAACGAAGAACTTACAGCTACGCTCGATCAGTTAAAAAAAGCCCAATCGCAATTAGTCCAGTCTGAAAAAATGGCTTCTTTAGGGTTGCTTACTGCGGGCATAGCCCACGAGATCAATAACCCCGTCAATTTTATTAAATCGGGGATTACAGGATTACAATTTATAATAGAGCAGTTTGTTGAGCTGTCACAATTGTATGCGCAGGTGACTACCGAAAATGTGGGAGAGAAATTAGTGGAGATCGAGACGATGAAAAAGAAGCTGAAGTTTGACGAGTTGATGACAAAAGGCCTTAAAATCACCACACATATAACCACAGGGGCAAATCGGACAGCTGAAATAGTTAAAGGGTTGAGATCTTTTAGTAGATCTGATACGAATAAATTTGCCCCTTTTAATATTGTTGAGGGAATTGAAAATACCTTATTGTTACTGAACCAGCTGATCAAAAACAAGGTAGAAATACATAAAGACTACGACAATACCATTGAAATTGAATGCGTCCCAGGTCAAATCAACCAAATATTGATGAACCTATTAACAAATGCCCTCCAAGCCATAAAAGAAGAAGGAGAAATATTTATAAACGCTTTTATTGACCATAATACGCTTTGTCTGAAGATAAGAGATACTGGAGAAGGAATACCTAAAAAAAATCTTCCTAATATTTTTGACCCATTTTTTACTACGAAAGATGTAGGACAGGGAACTGGCTTAGGCCTTTCTATTGTGATGGGGATTATTGAAGGGCACCAAGGAAGGATTGAAGTAGAAAGCCATTTGGGCGAGGGAACTACATTCGTCGTAAGTTTGCCACTAGTCCAACATAAACTTGCCAAACAAGTGGGTTAATTTGGATTTCTTCCCGCTTTAACTATTGGTATTCTATCCATATTCATTCACCGGTAATGTGCTAAATAAGGAGAACAAGTTTAGGCGCTTCTCTAGTAAATTATATATAAACGCGTACTTGATTTAGCTTGGGTCTTCTAGGTCGCTCCTATGGGGCTTGTAGTGTAAGGCTTTCAGATACTACAAACAGTTGCCTATACGAAATTCACAAGAGCTTAGTGCAGTTTGATTATACACATTCTTTTTTTTTAAAAAAAAGCACTACATTCATGTGTATATATTATTACAAAAATCACATCGATACTATGCCTTCTAATCTGTTTCCCAATTGGCTTTGGTTTAATTTTTTAGTTGGATTTCTTTTAATTTCTGCAAATGCGGAAGCTACTGATACTATTCGTATTGTCAATCAAGAGGAAATGAGGATAATCACCTCAAAATCTTATTTCTTGGAAGACCATACTGGGGAAATGGGTATTAGTGATATTCTAGCTTTGGAGAATCAGGTCAAGTTTAAGCCTATAGGAAAAGACGCATATAGCACTCCAGCAACAGATGCAGTAATATGGTTTAAGTTTACCATTCAAAATAAATCAGGTTCGGATCTGTGGTTAGAATTAGGAGACCCTTTTTCAGCTTGGTATTTGGATTTTTACTCACCAGATGAGGAAGGGAACCACAGTCGTGTAACATATTCGGTAGGGGCAATGCGACCTGAAAGCAATAAAGAATTCCCATCCAATAACTACTGTATACCTATAGCCCAAGGGGCCGATGCAGTGGCCAAAACATATTACATGAAGGTAAAAGGCGGGTTGCCCATGATATTTGTTTTTCAAGCAGGCAATATAAAGGCACTCATAAACCACACAAGAAAATATGATTATGCTTTAGCTCTTTTTTTTGGAGTGATACTTTCATCCCTTATTTACAATCTATTCTTATTTATATCTATTCGCGATACTATATACATTAGGTATATCTCTTATCTATGTGTGATGCTTGTAGTAGCTCCTTTTAGTAGTGGCAATCCTTTGTCATTTCACCCTTTTTGGTGGCATTATGTCGTAACTTGGAATGGGGTTTTATACTTATGCAGTACTCTTTTTGCTGTAGAGTACTTAGCTTTGCGAAGCCTTGCGCCAAGGCTATATTCGTGGGTTTGGTTTCTGACCTTGGTTTTAATAGTGCTCTTGCCGATTTTAGAAATATTTTCTTTGATAGATACTATTTCCCTGAATTATATTTTTCAACCTATAGTCTACATCCTCTTTCTGAGTTTGCTTATTTCTGGAATTTATTTATGGATAAAAGGACAGAAAAATGCAAGGTTTTACGTATCAGGTTGGGTATTTTTTGTTGTTAGTTTATTTGTTTTTGCATTGGCAATCAATGGAGTTGTTCCTTTGAACATATTCACTAGAAATGCCTTGTATATAGGAGCTAGCGCTGAAGCATTGTTGTTTTCACTAGCACTTGGGGATAGGTACAACATCCTCAAAAAGGATAATGAGAGGGTGCAGGCCCAAAATCTTGCTTTAGTAGAAGAGCAAAAAATTGAGTTGGAAACAAAAGTACATGCAAGGACAAAAGAACTACAAATGGCAAATGATGAACTTCAAGCCAGTCATGAAGAGCTTCAGGCGCAACAAGAAGAACTCCAGTCCCAACAGGAAGAGTTATCGGCTCAAAATGAAGAGCTGTTCTCTACACTAGACCAGCTCAAAGTGGCGCAATCACAACTAGTGCAATCCGAGAAAATGGCTTCCTTGGGGCTGCTCACAGCGGGCTTGGCACATGAGATAAATAACCCGATTAATTTTATAAAATCAGCTGTATCAGGGCTTCAAGGTGTAATAGAACAATTTTCTTACTTTTCGGATCTGTATAAAAAAATTGACCCAGATAATGCGAAAAAAGGCTTGGAAGAAATTAGTGACTTAAAAAAGGAATTGAAGTTTGATGAGATGATGGAAAAAGCCCTCCGCATCACTAGTCATATAGATACTGGGGCGAACCGCACGGCAGAGATAGTGAAGGGGCTGCAGTCTTATAGTCGGTCCAATAGTACTGAATATGCATCTTATAACATAGTAGATGGAATAAATGATACTCTTCTACTGTTAAATCATCTTTTTGGGGAGAGCCATATCAAAGTTTTCAAAAACTTTGATAAAATCCCTGAAGTAGAGTGTTCGCCTGGCCAGCTCAACCAAGTGCTGATGAATATCTTTGTAAATGCGATTCAGTCTATGAAAGAGAGAGGCAACTTGTTTATTTCCACATATCAGCAAGGGGCTAATATAACGATCAAAATAAAGGACACTGGAAGCGGGATTCCCTCCGAAAACCTCAAACATATTTTTGACCCATTTTTTACCACCAAAGAGGTTGGTGAGGGAACAGGGCTTGGGCTGTCGATAGTAAAAGGTATAATAGCCGAACATGGGGGATCTATCATGGTAGAGAGTGTAATAGACGAGGGGACGACTTTTGAAATTTCTTTGCCTATTACCCATTAAGCAAAGAAATATAATACCAGAACCTAGCTAGCTGATGTAATAAAAGGGACTAACTAACTCAAGTTGCTAGTTATAAAAATAGCTTTTGATGGCAAAAGCCTCAATAAATAGCCATGCCTTGAAAATAAAGCCATTCAGCGTGACAGCCCTAATTCTCGCGGGGAAGTTGCACGTGATTTGGCTAAAAGCGGTTTCTATCCGCTTTCTGTTTTGTTTTTTTGCCACTTCATCAATAAAAGAGTCCCCCCTTTGGGAGTTTTTCTTCCTTGCGACCAGGAACGCTATTTTCTCCTGTTCAAGCCAGAAGTCCTCCCACTCATAGTCAGTGAAGCCACTATCGCCATAGACCACGCTTCCTTCCGGAAGGTGACTGGCCTGGAATAAAGGCGATCTCAACAGGAATGCCGTTTTCCGTAGCTAATACAGCTATCTTGCAGCCATAGAAGTATACCCTTTTCGAGCTGTTCTTGCCCCGGTAATCCTCGCCCGTCACCAGCTTGGAGCGACTAATGCGGATATTGTGGCATACGGTAACTGGAAAAGTATCTAGGCAATAGCGTTGTCTGTGGTCCTGCCCCTTGAAGAGCATCGAGAGCAACAGGAAACATTTTTGGGCAAGCTCGGATACTGCATGCCACTGCCTATTCCAAGCATCTCTGGGCAATGATGGCTCCTCATATAGCCTATGGCTTTATGGAGGTTGCCCCCGAAACAAAGGGCGGCGATGCTGGCTGTTGTCAGTATCATTGCATCGTCCACTCGGCGAAGACAATGCTCTTTGTGCCCAATTCCATATAAAATATCATCAAATACGATGTATATTGCAATTGTGTCGTCTTCGATCATGATCGGCTATTTTTTCGTTTTGCCACTCTAAAATAACTATTTGTGACGATGGGGTACTTTTTTACGTTTTACTAACTAGCAACTAGAGTTAAATAGGGAAATAGCAGATATCTCTGTTTATTAGTGTATTACGTTTTGTATTTACAATATATTTGTACAAGGCTAAAGATGAAAACCATCTTATTTTTGCATTTAGTAATTTACAACATGAAATTCGACTACCAATCATGTAATTTGAAAGTGAAAAATACTTTATTACTTGTCTTTATTATTCTGACAAGCCAACCTTTGTTTTCACAGAAGTCCAAGCCCGCTATTCCTTTTAAGCATTTTACAGTTGCCCAAGGACTTTCTCACAATTTTACTAAATGTACTTTCCAAGACTCAAATGGAATAATTTGGGTGGCTACAGAAGGTGGAATCAATAAATTTGATGGATATGATTTTAGGGTTTTTGAATTTGATTCAGAAGATCCCAAAAGCGTATCTCATAATAACATTCTCGATATAGATAGCGATTCGAAGGGAGATTTATGGTTTTGCTCTTGGGGTGGAGGAATAAGTGTGATGGATTTGAAAACGGAACGATTTACAAGGATTTTAAATGATTCTACCGATAAAACTAACCTGCCTACTAATTTTATTTATTCCTTATATCGTGATTCGCAAAGTAGAATGTGGGCTTGTACTGTAGCTGGACTTGCCTTGATAAATGACTCTACTTATCAGATAGAAAAGCACTATAAGCACATTCCCAATAACCCAGCGAGCTTGAAGGAAAACAAAATTCGCTGTGTGGCAGAAGGTGAGCCAGGTAAACTATGGGTAGCTACCATTGGCGGAGGATTGCTTTCTTTTGATATTGAAGGAGAAAAATTTGAAGAGGTGGGGCTAGGCAAAACAAGTTCGGGAAAAGAAAAAGTCTATTCTTTATTATATGATGATCAGCAGCGCTTATGGGTTGGGACTTGGGACGATGGGTTATTTTTGATAGATAAGGACGGGGTCATAACGAACTTTTTGCATGATG
It encodes:
- a CDS encoding FecR domain-containing protein, with the translated sequence MKKRLHTLNDLILDQQFIDWVKRPTPESDRYWNDWIAQYPESVPTITKAKLLVSELDEKTLGTRIELIEKVKTNIDSYILEHSQATSQKNSIKLWYAIAASISIIMIAGWITWQKFGLTSDTNQEITGSIAYLEKFTSKGQKLSLKLQDGTVIKLNSNSKLKFPENFNAHSTREVYLTGEAYFDVERDTTKPFIIHTGDLKTTVLGTSFNIMSYPSESKVKIAVESGRVGVKDTKTIGEEVVLSPTQMLVFDKEKSNSKIEEFDHSSIFGWKDGNLVFHKSSPDDVVSGLEKWYGVKIILKKDLKSKEGFSGTFQDQPLSNVLEGISFSLKFNYEMNADTVLIY
- a CDS encoding sigma-70 family RNA polymerase sigma factor translates to MPISVYKNKSDLEIWDEIKTGEKAAFDFIFYEYANSLIKYGESITKDILLIEDCLQETFIEIWQKKERLKLHSSIKFYLITAFRRKLQKKLPQSNKWVVTSDITTNSLSDFASSSEDQLIDGELSDKRSLLVKEAIENLSARQKESIYLKYYQNLSFQEVADTMSITTKSAYKLLAKAIENLEKGLISSGYFDLFTTSIILFSFFLNK
- a CDS encoding PASTA domain-containing protein, which codes for MLNKIKKNSPWWMSLNILIMLIVGSAAVLVFFMVFLPSYTNHGLTVTVPDLRGLSVEEAASALEAKELRYEVTDSVFSPEYKPNQIVAHYPEDNVQVKPSRKIFITLNMSNVPTVQLPDVIDASIKEARLTIENLGFEIGDIEYVPDLATNAVLSIRIDEKEYKKEDLEEGLELPKGTKIGLSVGNGLGNDELVVPNLMGMPLEEAEQYLLGMELGVGHIEYVDTATVDLGTIIKQFPESNRGAVVKVGSIIDLWVAGFYPELMDSTFLDEPAQ
- a CDS encoding glycine--tRNA ligase, with protein sequence MAKNEKKLENPLLQKVVAHSKEYGFVFPSSEIYDGLQAVYDYGPYGVTLKNNLKQFWWKAMTQMHENIVGIDAAIFMHPTTWKASGHVDSFNDPMLDNKDSKKRYRADVLVEDKAAEYEKAGEPEKGQAIIDQMNKCLEAEDLEGVRQVIIDENITCPISGTANWTEVRQFNLMFSTQTGAIADESSTVYLRPETAQGIFVNFLNVQKSARQKVPFGIAQIGKAFRNEIIARQFIFRMREFEQMEMQYFVRPGSEMEWYETWKEARMKWHKVIGTSEAKLRFHDHDKLAHYANAACDIEYEFPFGFKEVEGIHSRTDFDLSSHQEFSKKKQQYFDPEINKGYVPYVIETSIGADRLFLLAMCHAYTEEEVGEGDKKKMRTYLKFNPALAPVKAAILPLTKKDGLPEKSKEILNDLKFDFEVRYEEQAAIGKRYTRQDLIGVPYCITVDHQTLEDETVTIRERDTTDQFRLPIAELKAWLGERVSMTNLLKQLQ
- a CDS encoding 2OG-Fe(II) oxygenase, translated to MEFYSEEQWIDWVDKLAEDNHLVIDNFLPSELFKQLERFMVEKIDQDRFEKAGIGAETEFQIKSEIRGDFTFWIEKKRDTVIQPFFTLAEEIVAKLNRYCFLSLSGYEFHLAHYPKGSFYKKHLDQFNHRSNRMVSVIIYFNKDWQKGDGGELKIYDPKGDSIVEPLANRCVIFKSGDVPHEVLITNKGRYSLTGWLLYQPPVLGQLFG